The following proteins come from a genomic window of Natrinema saccharevitans:
- a CDS encoding transcription initiation factor IIB: MTGTSVDATDQRTARNDKRNAAPERERTECPECTGRIADDEERGERACIDCGLVLDADGIDYGPEWRRFDDGDDRRRVGAPVTARKHDKGLSTTIGWQDEDAYGNRISGRKRRRLQRLRTWNERCTSKNARERNLKQALGEIERMASALGLPDPCRETASVIYRRALEEELLPGRSIEAMATACLYAAARQQGTPRTLVAFASVSRVEKLPVQRAYRYLSSELGLKIEPADPIHYLPQYASEMGVGDETERLAREILEAAKERDLHSGRSPAGLAAAAIYGAGRLTDEELTQERIGEETGVSDVTVRNRYRELLNAYGATRDR; encoded by the coding sequence ATGACTGGAACGAGCGTCGACGCGACCGACCAGCGGACGGCCCGAAACGATAAGCGCAACGCCGCTCCCGAGCGGGAGCGAACGGAGTGTCCGGAGTGTACCGGCCGGATCGCCGACGACGAGGAACGCGGCGAGCGAGCCTGTATCGACTGCGGGCTCGTTCTCGATGCCGACGGGATCGATTACGGACCGGAGTGGCGACGCTTCGACGACGGCGACGACCGGCGTCGAGTCGGTGCGCCGGTCACGGCGCGCAAACACGACAAGGGCCTCAGCACGACGATCGGCTGGCAGGACGAGGACGCGTACGGGAACCGCATCTCGGGGCGGAAACGCCGCCGACTCCAACGGCTGCGAACCTGGAACGAACGCTGTACCTCGAAGAACGCCCGCGAACGGAACCTCAAACAGGCACTCGGCGAGATCGAGCGCATGGCGTCGGCGCTCGGCCTCCCCGACCCGTGTCGCGAGACGGCCAGCGTCATCTACCGCCGGGCGCTCGAGGAAGAGCTGTTGCCGGGCCGGTCGATCGAGGCGATGGCGACCGCCTGTCTGTACGCGGCCGCCCGCCAGCAGGGCACCCCGCGGACGCTCGTCGCGTTCGCGTCGGTCAGCCGGGTCGAGAAACTGCCCGTCCAGCGGGCATATCGCTATCTCTCGAGCGAACTGGGGCTCAAAATCGAGCCCGCCGACCCGATCCACTACCTCCCGCAGTACGCCTCCGAAATGGGCGTCGGCGACGAGACCGAACGCCTCGCTCGGGAGATCCTCGAGGCGGCCAAAGAGCGGGATCTCCACAGCGGGCGGAGCCCGGCCGGACTGGCCGCGGCGGCGATCTACGGGGCGGGTCGGCTGACCGACGAGGAACTCACACAGGAACGGATCGGCGAGGAAACCGGTGTCAGCGACGTCACGGTCCGGAACCGCTACCGGGAACTCCTGAACGCCTACGGGGCCACCCGTGATCGATAG
- a CDS encoding DUF5830 family protein — protein MPNEGDPLEDIEIDDDRVERGLALLARLEHEQLPLPDAVDRIETVTSDPTVTRTILDRAELHGIIEREDGIVRPKSRQYVRFERDVITKEGDFSCRRCGSGLKTGYFIDLEAGELGPFGSSCIRKVTGRDD, from the coding sequence ATGCCGAACGAGGGGGACCCGCTCGAGGACATCGAGATCGACGACGACCGCGTCGAACGCGGCCTCGCACTGCTGGCCCGTCTCGAACACGAACAGTTGCCACTTCCCGACGCAGTCGATCGGATCGAGACGGTCACGTCCGATCCGACGGTGACCAGGACGATCCTCGATCGGGCCGAACTCCACGGCATCATCGAACGCGAGGACGGGATCGTCCGACCGAAAAGTCGCCAGTACGTCCGCTTCGAGCGGGACGTCATCACGAAAGAGGGGGACTTCTCCTGTCGGCGCTGTGGCTCGGGGCTGAAGACCGGCTACTTCATCGACCTCGAGGCGGGCGAACTCGGCCCCTTCGGCTCCTCGTGTATCCGAAAAGTGACCGGCCGGGACGACTAA
- a CDS encoding DUF7115 domain-containing protein translates to MSVPGIVDASLDGEEIAARVSLGSDDELFITPTRTIVYRADGLLSDESADEYPHDADRLTISEGRRKTKFALEYALEGEREFAVPAKKTDDVLHPVLAGVLNGNGITDPGETVVKTYRFSELTLIVTSDRLVKHIGGAVWDGDYEEYRFEDVTNLTFEDGSVATQIVLTVDGRPQRIKAPNEEANDLRERLQRALFDYHDVESLEEFNLTVGDDEDEAAADEGSMDFGGGVDPLNADPPEPDDRETAGTGDAGRTGSADPLADGTTDDAAASGAASTGAAAGSGSAAQSATRGATGDGRVDAGSSEESRAETGSVFESASDDESVAEATGQTQRPPTETDPELLERIESLEAAVERQSEIIERQEETIEQLIAELRQGR, encoded by the coding sequence ATGAGCGTTCCCGGCATCGTCGACGCTTCTCTCGATGGCGAGGAGATCGCGGCGCGAGTCTCTCTTGGCAGTGACGACGAACTCTTCATCACGCCGACGAGGACGATCGTCTACCGTGCCGACGGCCTCCTGAGCGACGAATCGGCCGACGAATACCCCCACGACGCCGACCGGCTGACCATCTCCGAGGGCCGGCGAAAGACCAAGTTCGCCCTCGAGTACGCCCTCGAGGGCGAACGGGAGTTCGCCGTGCCCGCGAAAAAGACCGACGACGTCCTCCATCCCGTCCTGGCGGGCGTGTTGAACGGCAACGGGATCACCGACCCCGGCGAGACGGTCGTCAAGACCTACCGTTTCAGCGAACTGACGCTGATCGTCACGAGCGACCGACTCGTCAAACACATCGGCGGCGCGGTCTGGGACGGCGACTACGAGGAGTACCGCTTCGAGGACGTGACGAACCTGACCTTCGAGGACGGCAGCGTCGCGACCCAGATCGTCCTCACGGTCGACGGCCGCCCACAGCGGATCAAGGCCCCAAACGAGGAGGCAAACGACCTCCGTGAACGGCTGCAGCGGGCGCTATTCGACTACCACGACGTCGAATCGCTCGAGGAGTTCAACCTGACAGTCGGCGACGACGAGGACGAGGCGGCCGCCGACGAGGGATCGATGGACTTCGGCGGCGGCGTCGACCCGCTGAACGCCGATCCGCCCGAACCGGACGATCGCGAGACGGCGGGGACCGGCGACGCCGGCCGGACCGGGTCGGCGGATCCCCTCGCCGACGGGACGACGGACGACGCCGCCGCGAGCGGGGCGGCGTCGACGGGGGCCGCGGCCGGCAGCGGATCGGCGGCCCAGTCGGCGACTCGCGGGGCGACCGGCGACGGGCGTGTCGACGCCGGCTCGTCGGAGGAAAGCCGTGCGGAAACCGGGTCGGTCTTCGAGTCGGCGAGCGACGACGAGTCGGTCGCCGAGGCGACCGGGCAGACGCAGCGACCGCCGACCGAAACGGATCCCGAACTCTTAGAGCGGATCGAGTCCCTCGAGGCGGCGGTCGAACGGCAAAGCGAGATCATCGAGCGACAGGAGGAGACGATCGAGCAGTTGATCGCGGAACTCCGGCAGGGCCGTTAG